In the Streptomyces sp. NBC_00193 genome, GGTGGTGGACCCGCTCGCGCAGGGCGGCCCGGCCGAGCAGGGCGACGTAGACGGCGCAGGCCGGGTCATCGGCCGACCGGTCGGCGAGCCGCTCGGCGGCCACGGCGATCCGGCGGTCCAGGTCCTCGCGTATCTCCCCGATGATCCGCTCCATAACGGGCAGGGTGGCACGTCGGAGGGGGCGCTGGGGAGGGCCTCGACGAGGCGGCGTCCGCTAGCGTGTCCGAAGCACTGCACGTGCAGTGCATATGCGGCGGTCATACCGGCAGCCACGTCCACACCGTCAGGGACCCACCCATGCGCCAGAACCCCGAGCGCCGCGCCGCGCTGCTCGACGCCGCCATCGAAGTCCTCGCCCGCGAGGGCTCACGGGGGCTGACCCTGCGCGCCGTGGACGCGGAGGCCGGGGTGCCGACCGGCACCGCCTCCAACTACTTCGCCCACCGCGCCCAGCTCCTCGTACAGATCCTGCACCGCACCCGCGAGCGGCTCACCCCCGATCCGGCGGACCTGACGGGCCCCTTCGACACGAAGGTGCTGCTGCACCGGCTCCTGGAGCGCATGCGCCGCGAGCGCAGCGTCCACACCGCGATGCTGGAACTGCGCCTGGAGGCCACCCGGCGGCCCGAACTCCAGGAGGCACTGGCCGGATTCCAGGGCGCCGAACTCGAGGCGAACATCGCCTGGCACCTGGAGGCGGGACTGCCGGGGGACCGGCAGGGCGTGGTCCTGATCTACCTGGCCATGCTCGGGCTGATCGTCGACGACCTGACCGTGCCCGGCCTGCTGGGCCCCCACGACGTGGAGGGGCTCATCGGCACGATGGTCGAGCGCCTCCTCCCGGAAGCCCCCGCCGACTGACTATCGTGCCGGTAGGGCCGGTTCCGGCAGGACCGGCGCCCCCGGCAGGACCGGCTCGCATCGCAGGGATCGCGGGAGGAACCGTGGCAATGGCGGACATCACGAGGCAGGGCGCGGGCGACGGCGCCCGCGGTTGCGACGGCGGCATCCAGTGGCTGGCGGACTGGAGCGCCTGGTACGTCAGCCTCACCTTCGCCCGGGGCATAGGCCCCGAGGAACTGGCCGCCCGGCTCGGCGCCCTGCCGGACCTGCGTCCCGGGCCGCTCGGAGCCATCGACGCCTGGAGCATGGTCACCGAGACGGTGGACGGGGACGGGGTGGCCCGGGTCGGGAGCTGGGGCGGCTGGTCCTTCGCCGTGGAACACGGAGTGCCCGCCGGGGCCCAGCGCCTCGCGGAGGTCTCCCGCTCCGGGGCCGAGGCCGTGTACCTCGACCCGCAGCCCGATCACCCGCCCAAGCAGTTCGCGTACGCCCGGGACGGCGAGCTGGTCTGCTGCTTCGGCATCGGCGAGGAGCACTGGCGTGGCGGCCACCGGCCCGACTTCCTCCTGCCCGAGCTGGTCGAGGCCAAGATCCTCACCCCCGACGGCTGCTACGCCCGCCCCGAGGACGAACCGTCCGGGGAACGTGACCGCCTCACCCTCGCGGTACTGGAACACCGCTTCGCGCTGTCCCTGCCCCGCCGCCTCGTCGAGGAGACCCCGCTCCCGGCCTTCGTGACCTGCACGCACTAGGGGTGGTAGGGGTGCTCCCCTTCAGCCGGCGTGGTCCCGGATCACCTGGCGGGCCATCTCCGCTCGGGCCGGGGCCAGTTCTGCCGCGACCGCCTGGGCCCGGGGGCCGTCGCAGACGACCAGCGCGGGCTGCGGGTCGGCCGAGGCCAGGCAGCGCCGGCGCAGGTGGGTCGGCGGGTGGGTGTCGTCGACGCTGTGCCCGCGCCGGGCCGAGACCCGGCGCAGCCGCTCGTACTCGCTCTCGGGGACGGAGCCGATCCGCGCGGCCAGCCGTTCCCACAGCTCACGCTCGGCGGCCTCGCGCACCTCGCGGCCCCCCGGCCCGCCACCGGCCCGGGCCACCGCCATCGACTCGCGCCGCAGGTGCGCCTCGACGGCGGCGGCGACCAGCAGCCGGTCCAGCAGCGTGACGGCCGCCCCGCCGGAACCGGCACGGGCCGCGCCGGTGTCGGCCAGGTACTCCGCACGCTGCGAAGCCCGCAGGGTCAGGCCGTCGAGCAGGCGGATCAGCCCGTAGACCGTCCAGCGGGGCAGGAACGTCACGGCGTGCATGAACCAGTCCATGAGGGTCCCGCGATGCACCGGGACCAGGACCGCGTGCCATTCGGCCAGGGACCGCAGGGCCCCGTTCATCAGGAACGAGGAGCGGATGTCGCCGTTCGCGAAGTGCCCGAGCTCGTGCCCCAGCAGGGCCACCCGCTCCTGCGGCGTGAGGATCTCCCACAGCCCGAGGCCCAGGCACATCACGCGCCGGCCGCGGTAGCCGTAGGCGCTCACCCAGGCGTTGGGGGAGGAGTCCACCACCACTGCGTGCACCCCCGTCGTCCCGACGGCGGCCCCCACCTCGTCGATCAGCCCGAAGAGCTCGGGGGCGTCCGCCCGGTACAGCACCACCGGCCCGCTCGGGGCCCGGCCCGGCCGCGGCATCAGCACCGCCACGGCCACCAGGAGCACGACGCCGAGCACCGGCTGGATGCCGGTGTGCCAGCCGCCGATGATCAGCACGACCGCGGCCAGGAACAGGCCCGCGGTGACCCCGTGCACCAGCAGGGCGAGCCCGAAGGCCAGGACGGTCGACCCGCCCGGACCGACCCGGCCGGTCCCGCTCCCGCCCCGTCCGATCTCCTCGGCCAGCTGCTCCCCGTACCGCGCGGCCAGGCGTCGCCGGACCTTCGCGAGCCGGCCCCGCTCCGGATCCGGGGCGCCCGGGTCCACGTTCCAGTCGCAGGCCGCGCACCAGGTGACGTACGACGGGTGCGCGGTGACCTCGGTCCCGCACTCCGGGCACGGCCGCACCTCCGGGGCGTCCGTCGCCCCGGCGCTCTGTCTCACGGTTTCCATGTCCGCTGATCCCCTCCCCGCCGCGGACCTGCTGTGATCCGCGGTCCGCGCAGGATAGAGCGGCCCGGACAGGCCTTCGCGGCCGCCCGGGGATGGACGGTTTTGGTCGGGGAGCGTGCGGCTTGTGACACTACGAGGGTGAACGCGACCGACTTGTTCCACCAGACGCTGCGCGAGCGGATCGCCCCGGCGCTGCGCGATGCGGGTTTCACCGGCACCGGGCTGGAGTACCGGCTCCGCGCCGCCGAACCCGACCACGCGCTGCTCGGCTTCCAGCGGAGCGCTTCGTCCGGGGCCGCCGAGTGCAGGTTCACCGTCAACCTGCGCGCGGTCCCGTACGAGGAACACGAGGCGCTGCGGCGGCTGCGGCCGGCCCTCGGGACCCGGCTCAGCGCCAACCGCGTCGGCCCCGTCGGCTGGCACGCCAGGATCGGACACCTCCTCGGTCATCCGCACGACCACTGGTGGAGCATCACCGACGAGCGCACCGCCGCCCGCGTCGCGGACGAGGTCACGGACGCGGTGCTGCGCCACGCCGTTCCCGCCCTCTGGGGCGAGGTGACCGACCGGCCCCCGCTGCCGGGGCCCGTGGTGGATCCGGTACCCGACTGCCTGGACCCGGTGTGCCTGCGCGTGGACAGCGGTCCGTTCCCCGTCACGAGCGGAGTGGCCCCCCTGCCCGTGGACCTGGAGGGCGCCCTGGTCCTGGAGACGGGCGAACGGCGCAGGGCCTCGCCCTTCCTCACCGTCCACGACGAGCTGACCGACGCGGAAGCCCGCATCGTCATCGACGCCCCCTGGCGGCTGGAGCAGCCGCTCTTCGGCTCGGTCCGGGTCGGCATCGCCGCCGACGGCGACGTCCGGGTCTCCGCCAGCCCGGGCAGCATGCTCCCCGGCCATCCCCTGGCGCTCCTCGGCGAACTGGCCCTGTGCCGGATCAACACGGCCGAGGTCGCCGGCAACGGCTCCCTGCGGCTCACCTTCGAACGGGGCACCCCGCGCGAGGCCTGCCTCACCGTCTCCGGAGCCCCGCACGCGCTGACCGTCGGCGCGCCCTGGCACATCGAAGGCTGGACGCCGGCCCGCATCTGAGGGCCTCGACGAGGAGCTTCGGTTTCCGGGGGCCGGGCATGAGTTGATCTTATGCTCAGGTTTACGCGAGTCCGCTGGTTTTGAGACCGATGAGCGACTTTGATGGGTTTGCCAGGCCTCGTACCGGAGCAGGGGGACCACTCATGGGCACCGAACACAGCCAGAAGGACCGCGCGGGCAGCACGGACGGCACTGACGGGGGCGTCGAGGGCGGGGGCGCCGCGGGCGAGGGCAGCGCCGACGGGGGCAGCGCCACCACCACCGCACCCACCCTCATCGGTTCCGTGCAGCGGGCGTTGCGGCTCGTGGAAGCGATGTACGCGGAGGGCGGGGCGACGGCCAAGCGCCTGTCCCGGCTCACCGGAATCCCGCTGCCCACCGTTTACCACCTGCTGCGCACCCTCAGCCACGAGGGCTACGTACAACGCGAGGGCGGGGCCTTCCGGCTCTCGGACGATCTGCCGCTCGCGTCGTGACGGCGGGGCCGCGGGGGGCGTTTGAGGCGCACGATCCAAAAGAATGATCAAAAGAGGAGGGGTTCCGGCCAAGCTGTCACGTGCCATCGCGCATGTTCCAGCGGAAAATGCCAGAACGCCCTTTCGTAGTGTGGAAGTTGAGTAAGTTCCCTTCTGTCGCGCCGCACGACCGTGCACCACGCACGGTCCGGCCGGGAGGGGAGTCCGCGTGCCCGGGATCGACGAATGCCTGCTCGAAGCCATGGCCCTGCCTGGTGCCAGGGGGGCCGCGCTGGTCGATTGGAGCAGCGGCCTGGCCCTCGGCACCGCCGGGGAATCACCGGTGGGGGACCACGAGACCACCGCGGCCGAGACCGCCGAACTGGCCCGGGCGGCCGCCGAGTACGAGTCCTTCGCCCCGGACGGAACCGAGGCGCAGGACGGCGCCGGGCCGCCCGTGGAGGACCTCATCGTCACCACCCGGACCGGCTACCACGTACTCCGATTCGTCGAGACCAGCTTCGACAGCAGCGTGTTCCTGCACCTGTGGCTCGACCGGACCGACGGAAACCTCGCCCTCGCCCGGCACAGACTCCGGGCCCTGGCCGAGGAGCTGGTGCTGAAGTGACCGCCGTCGCCACCGTCGCCGTCTCCCCGCTGCTCACCCGGCTCGCCGCCGAGCGGGCGACCGGCGCCCTGTTCCGCGAGCGCGGCACCCTCTTCCTGGAGGACGGCCGCGTGGTGCACGCGGAGAGCCCGGCCACCCCGGGACTCGACGTCCTGCTCACCACCGGCGGGGGCCTCACCCCCGAGCGCTGGACCGAAGCCGTGAACGAGGCCGGCGCCCGCCGCCAGGTCGCCCGCTTCCTCGTCGACAGCGGCGGGCTCGCAGGCGGCGAACTGGAGATATGCCACCTCGCCGCGATCTTCGACGCCGCCTTCTTCGCGCTCTCCCCGGGCAGCGGCCCCTCCCGCTTCCGGCGCGGGGCCACCCACTGGATCGGCTCCGTCCGCTCCGTACCGGCCGCCGCCGTCGAGCGGGAGACCTGCCGCCGCCGGGAGCTGCTCGACGCGGTCTGGCCCTACCCGCTGCTGGACACCTCCCCGGTCGTGCCCCGGCCCGCCGCCCCCGGGCAGACGATCACCGCCCGCCAGCGGATCCTGCTCGACCGCGCCGACGGGGTCCGGACACCGGCGGACCTCGCCTGGGTGCTGGGCCGCCCGGCCTTCCACACCCTGCTCGACGTACGGCGCCTCGCGGCGGCCGGGCTGGTCGAAACCCCGCACGCACCGGCGCCCGCCGCCGCCGCGGAGGCGCCGCTGCCCGACTGGATGACGCAGGCGCAGTCCCCGGACGTGGCGTTGCTGCGCCGGTTACGCGACGCACTGGAGGCAAGCCTGTGAGGCTCCCGCTGCGAGCCGCCCAGCGCGGCGACCGTTCCGAGCGGCGGCAGTCCGAAAGGAGAAGGTCCGACATGAGTACCGTGCCCGCCGAAGCCGAGGCCGAGATACTCGCCGAGCTCCGACGGCTGCGGGCCCGCGTCCCGCAGCTGGGCGGTGCCCTGGCCGCGAGCGTCGACGGCCTGGTCCTGGCCCACGACAGCGCCGCCACCGAGGCGGAATCCGTCGCGGCCCTGACCGCCGCTGCCCTGGGAGTGGCCCAGCGGCTCAGCGACTGCACCGGGCAGGGCGGGTTCCGCGAGCTGCTCGTGCGCGGAGAGGACGGCTACGTCGCCACCTACGCGGCGGGCGACGCGGCCGTGCTGACCCTGATCGCGGAGCCGCGCGTCAACGTCGGACGGCTCCACCTGGAGGCCCGCCGTTCCAGCCTGCGCATAGCGGAGCTGATCGATCACAGCCTCGGCCGCCGCGGCCCGGGCGCGGGCTCCGGCACCGGCTCCTGATCCCCTCGACCACGTACATCCGTACCGACCGAACAGAACGACCGGAACCACCGGACACGGAAAAGAAAGAGGAACCCCCATGGCCAACGTGGAGACATCGCTCAAGGAAGCCACCACCAGCATCGACGGCGTGCTCGGCGTCGCCCTGGTCGACTGCAGCAGCGGTATGGCCCTCGGCACCGTCGGCGGCGGAAAGGACCTCGACCTCACGGTCGCCGCCGCGGGCAACACCGACGTGGTGCGGGCCAAGCTCCGCACGATGGAGATGCTGGGCCTGAAGGACGAGATCGAGGACGTCCTCATCACGCTCGGAACCCAGTACCACCTGATCCGGCTCATGAAGGGCCGGGGCTCGGCCGGACTCTTCCTCTACCTGGCGCTCGACAAGACGCGGGCGAACCTCGCGATGGCCCGGCACCAGCTGAAGAAGATCGAGGCAGAGCTGGAAGTCTGATTCGATGACGGCGAGGTGGCGGGCGGCTGAACTCATTGCCGCCCGCCCCGGCGGCTTCTCACTTATGTCCGAGACGACCGGATTTTATCATCTCGTTACAGAGTAAGATGCTGTAATCGGCTGATCATCAATATTGTTAGTAAGCTGGAGAACTCGCCGCCCATGCCCCCGCGCCTGAGTATCGTCGTCCCCGTCTACAACGTCGAGCTTTACCTCGACGAGTGCCTGGAGTCCATCGCAGCACAGACATTCGACGACTTCGAAGTCGTGCTCGTCGACGACGGTTCCACCGACGGCAGCGCGGCACTCGCCCAGGCGTTCGCCGACCGCGACGACCGCTTCCGGCTGGTCCTCCAGAAGAACGCGGGACTCGGCGCGGCCCGCAACGTGGGCGCCCGCCACATCAGCCCGGGCAGCGAGTACCTGGCCTTCGTCGACAGCGACGACACCATGCCGCCGTACGCGTACCAGCGCATGATCGACGCCCTCGACGAGACCGGCTCCGACTTCGCGGCCGGCAACGTCAAGCGCTTCCGCTCCGTCGGCATGCAGCAGTCCTGGGGCCACCGCGTCGCCTTCGCCGCGACCCGGCTGAAGACCCACATCTCCAAGTTCCCGGCGCTGGTCACCGACCGCACCGCGTGGAACAAGGTCTACCGGCGCAGCTTCTGGGACGAGCACGCCTTCCAGTACCCGGAAGGCATCCTCTACGAGGACGCGCCCGTCTCCATTCCCGCGCACTACTTCGCCAAGAGCGTCGACGTCATCGGTGAGTGCGTCTACCACTGGCGCGTCCGCGAAACCGGCGAGCGCTCCATCACCCAGCGCTCCACCGACCCGGTCTCGGTCATCGACCGCGTGACCTCCGTCCGCCTGGTCCGCGAGGCGCTCCAGAGCAAGCAGGGCGCCGCCTACACCCGCTACCTGCGCGACTACGACCGCAACGTGCTGAGCGAGGAACTCCCGCTCATCTACAAGTACGTTCCCGAGGCCGGCGCCGAGTTCCGTGCCGCCTTCGCCAAGGAGGCCGGCGGCCTGGTCCGCGAGATCGGCCCCGGGCTGTGGCCCGACCTGACGGTCGCCGACCGGCTCAAGGCCTACCTCGCCGGGGAGGGCCGGATCGAGGAGTTCGTGGCCCTCGTCCAGCACCAGCGGGACTTCACCTACAGCGTGCCGGTCAAGGGACTGGCCCGCCCGCAAGCCGACTACCCGTTCCTCAAGGCACCGGTCCCCGCCAAGGTCCTCACCCTCGGCCCGCGCGAACGCCGCGTCGTCAGCCGCGTCGAGCAGGCCCACTGGGCCGACGGCAAGCTGCTGCTGCGCGGCTACGCCCTCCCCGGACACCTGGGCGCCGAGAGCCGCCTCGGCTCGCGCAAGATGCTGGTCTTCCGCGAGAACGGCAAGCGCCGCCGCACCGTCCTCACCACCCGTACGGTCGCCTCCCCGATGGCCACCGTGAACTCCCCGCACCTCGCCCTGCGCCACGCCGACTGGGCCGGTTTCACCGCCGTGATCGACCCCACCGCCTTCCAGACGGGCGGGAAGTGGAACGAAGGCGTGTGGAGCACCTCCGTCGCCGTCACCGGCGCCGGCGGACTGCACCGCGCCCGGCTCAAGGGCGGCGAGCACGACAGCGGACAGAACCCGCCCGCCCACTGGGTCGCCCCGGACGTGCGGATCGTCCCCAGCGTCACCGGGACCTTCAGCGTCCAGGTGGAGATCGTCCGCGCCCGCGCCCTGGACGTCCGCCCGGCCGGCGACGACGCCGTCGAGGTGGCCGGCGAGCTCGCCGCCGAGGTCGGCGCCGGAGCCGCCCTGCGCGCCGTGCACGTCTCCACCCGCACCGCGCTCACCTTCCCGCTGGAGACCGCCCCCGCCGTCACCGGCGGCCGGATCCCCTTCACCGTGCGCGTGCCGCTGGCCGACCTGGCCGCCGTCCCGGACGCCCCCGTCGTGCCCGGCGAGTGGAGCCCGGAACCGTGGAGCCTGTCCGTGACCGCCGCCGACGGCACCGAGCACCGGCTGGCGCACGACGAGCGCGCCGGCTTCGCCGGACTGGTCCTCGCGCTGCCCGGGAAGGAGCCCGGCCGGGCCCTCTTCGCCAAGCGCGGCACTACCGGACACCTGACCTTCTCGGTCCAGGTCTCCCCGCCGCTGGTCGACACCGTCGAGGCCAAGGACGGTGCGTTCACGCTCCGGGGCCGGTTCGTCGCCCCCCTGGACGAGCCCTACGAGCTGGTCCTGCACGACCCGACCGGCCTGGAGTTCAGCTACCCCGTCACCCGCGACGGCGACACCTTCGAAGCCTCCTTCGAGCCGGTGCTCCCCGAGAGCCGGGCCGGCCGCACCCCGCTGCCGCAAGGCCGCTGGTGGCCCACGCTGCGCCCGGTCTCCCAGGGCGGGGCCACCGCCGGCCTGCTCGGCGTCGACCGCGGCGCCCCGCTGCAGTTCGCCCCGACCGCCCTGCACGCGGGACCCCACGCCGTCACGGCCCGGGGCCGCCGGATACGGGTCGAATCCCGCCTCTACGACCGCGTCGCGCTGATCGCCGATCCGATGATCAGCCCGCACGATCGCTCGCGCTACGCGCAGCGGATCGCGCGCGACGTGACGTACCCGGCGCAGAGCGCCCTGCCGGTCAAGGACATCGTGGTCTACGACGCCTTCCAGGGGCACAGCGCCGGAGACTCGCCGCGCGCCATCCACGAGGAACTCCTGCGGCGCGGCGAGCAGCTGGAACACGTCTGGCTGGTCCGCGACGGCCGGGCCGAGGTCCCGGAGACCGCCCGCGCGGTCCAGTACGACAGCCTCGAATCCTGGGACGTGCTCGCGCGGGCCCGGTACTACGTGGTCAACGACAGCGTGCCGCGCGCCTTCCGCCGGCGTCCCGGCCAGACCGTCGTGCAGACGTGGCACGGTACGCCGCTGAAGCAGATCGGCCACGACTTCATGCACGACTACTACACCAGCCCCGAGGTGCTGGACGCGCTGGAGCACGACAGCGCGCAGTGGTCGCTGCTCGCCTCCCCGGGCTCGTACGCCACCCCGGTCCTGAAGCGGGCGCTCGGCTACGGCGGCGAGGTCATCGAGTCCGGCAGCCCGCGCACGGACGCGCTGGTACGGCCCGACGCGGACCGGATCGCGGACGTCCGGCGCCGGCTCGGCCTGCCGGAGGGCAAGAAGGTCGTGCTGTACATGCCCACGTGGCGGGAGAACCGCCTGGGCTGGACGGTCACCTCCGGCTACAAGCTCGACCTGCAGATCGACCTGGACGCGGCCCGCCGTGAGCTCGGCGAGGACCACATCCTGCTGATCCGCGGCCACCACAAGGTCACCGAGCAGGTGCGCGAAGGCGTCCGCGACGGGTTCGTCGTCGACGTGTCGCGCTGGCCCGACGCCACCGACCTGCTGCTCGTCGCCGACGTGCTGATCTCGGACTACTCCTCCGCGATCTTCGACTTCGCGCACACCGACCGGCCCGTCCTGCTCTTCGCCTACGACCTGGAGCACTACCGGGACACCCTGCGCGGGTTCACCTTCGACCTGGAGAAGAAGGCCCCGGGCCCGCTGCTCAGGGACTCGGCGAGCCTGATCGAGGCCGTGCGGAACGTGGACGCGGTGGGCGCGGAGTACGCGCAGGCGCGTGCGGCGTTCCGGGAGGAGTTCTGCGACCTGGACGACGGCCAGGCGGCCCGCCGGATCGTCGATCGCATGCTCGAGATGTAACCCGCAGGAGTGCATTCCAGACGGGATACGGACCGGTCCCGGCCCCACCGATGAGTTTCGGGGCCGGGACCGGTCTGTATGTGCGGGACGGATTCCCCCCACCCGCACACCCTGGAGGCAGTCATGGCGAGCAACCCCTTCACCACGTGTCTGTGGTTCGACGGCGCGGCGGAGGCCGCCGCCGACTACTACCTGTCCGTCTTCAAGGACGGCAAGCGCGGCCGCGTCGGCCTCTACCCCGAGGGGAGCCCCGGCGTCGCGGGCGAGGTCATGGTCGTCGAGTTCGAGATCAACGGCCAGAGGTTCGTCGGTCTCAACGGCGGCCCGCAGTTCCCCTTCACCGAGGCCGTCTCCTTCCAGATCCACTGCGCCGACGACGCCGAGGCCGACTACTACTACGAGGCCCTGACCGGCGACGGCGGCCAGGAATCCGCCTGCGGCTGGGTCAAGGACAAGTTCGGGCTGTCCTGGCAGGTCATCCCGGCCGGGGCCATCGAGCTGATCTCCGACCCCGACCCGGGGCGGGCCGCGCGGGCGACGGCCGCGATGATGAAGATGAAGAAGCTCGACGTGGCGGAGATGCGGCGGGCGGCCGACGCCGGCTGAGGCGTCAGCGGAGCACGTCCTCCGAGGCGATCCGCGCCAGCAGGGCGGGCAGAGCCGTCCCGATGGGCTCGCGGATCACCTCGTCGGCGAGGTGGTCGTACGGGGTCTCCTCGGCGTTCACGATGATCAGGCGGGCCCCCGCCTCCGCGGCCATCCCGGCCAGCGAGGCCGCGGGCTGCACCTGCAGCGTCGAGCCCACGGCCACGAAGACCTGGCACCCCTTGGCGATCGCCACGGCCCCGGCGAGCACCTCGGGGTCCAGCCGCTCCCCGAACATCACGGTCGCCGCCTTCAGGATCCCGCCGCACGCGAGGCAGGCCGGATCCGGCTCACCGGCGGCGATCCGGGCCAGCGCCTCGTCCATGCCGGTACGGGCACGGCAGACCGTGCACACCACGGCCCGCGCCGTGCCGTGCAGTTCGAACACCTTGCGCGCGGAGGTCCCGGCGAGCTGGTGCAGCCCGTCCACGTTCTGCGTGATCACCCGCAGCGGGATCCCGGCACGCTCCAGATCGGCGACGGCGAGGTGCGCGGCGTTCGGCCGCGCCCCCAGGGCCCCGATCTCGGCGCGCATCAGCCAGGACCGGCGCCGGATCTCCGGATCGGCCATGTAGGAGGAGTAGGTCACGAGCTTCTCGGCGTCGGGCTCCCGGCGCCACAAACCCTGCGGCCCCCGATAGTCGGGAATCCCCGAATCGGTGGACATCCCGGCCCCACTGAACACTGCGACGAGCGGCTTTCCCATGGGGCCGACTCTAGGCAGCCCGGACGGTGTTCTCCACGGGGTTTCGGGTGGTGCCCCTCCTCCGCGCGGATCTCCGTAGGGTGGCGGCATGCAGACCACCGTCCTGTACTGCTCCGATCCGCTGAACGGGCGCCGTCCCGACGCCCACTTCGCCGAGGAGGCCCGCGCGGTGCGCGCCGCCGGAGGCGGTGTCGCGCTCATCGACCACGACGCGCTGCTCGCCGGGGACGCCGGCCGGGCCGTGGCCGGGGTGCCCGCCGGGGCGGGGGCGCTCTGGTACCGGGGCTGGATGATTCCGGCGGCCCGGTACGCCGCACTCGACGCGGCCCTGCGCGAGCGCGGCGGCGGACTCCGCGTCACCCCGGACGCGTACCGGCGCGCCCACGAACTCCCCGGCTGGTACGAGGCGTTCGCCGGGCTGACCCCGCCCAGCCGCTGGCTGGCGACACCCCCGGGGAAGACCCCGGAGCCGGCCCGGCTCGCGGACGCC is a window encoding:
- a CDS encoding Sir2 family NAD-dependent protein deacetylase, giving the protein MGKPLVAVFSGAGMSTDSGIPDYRGPQGLWRREPDAEKLVTYSSYMADPEIRRRSWLMRAEIGALGARPNAAHLAVADLERAGIPLRVITQNVDGLHQLAGTSARKVFELHGTARAVVCTVCRARTGMDEALARIAAGEPDPACLACGGILKAATVMFGERLDPEVLAGAVAIAKGCQVFVAVGSTLQVQPAASLAGMAAEAGARLIIVNAEETPYDHLADEVIREPIGTALPALLARIASEDVLR